The following proteins are co-located in the Hevea brasiliensis isolate MT/VB/25A 57/8 chromosome 11, ASM3005281v1, whole genome shotgun sequence genome:
- the LOC131170481 gene encoding probable F-box protein At4g22030 — MASLQASNLLSSSSSSSGASSSSKRINAAISVPKLLRIRFPVPKTPSTNLVEDLLLRNGFTNTKQIEKIVTLPRIDEEPFANSSTSKATAKLYAILEAVADRVEMHKNVGEQRDNWNKLLLNSINMITLTATTMAGVAATGGAGAPLLALKLSSTLLFTAAMGVSFIMNKIQPSQLAEEQRNATKLFRQLYSQIQTTLALYDPTELDVKDAMDKVLALDKAYPLPLLGKMIEKFPAKFEPTFWWPKSQDFQRKSKRPGKNGWSEELEVEMREIIEVIKRKDTEDYMRLGNLALKINKILAISGPLLTGIAAAGSAFVGNGSWAAIVAVAAGALATTVNTFEHSGQIGMVVEMYRNCAGFFSLVEESIESSLEETDIDRREDGEMFELKVALQLGRSMSELRDLAQKSTYSRIEGTTIDEFASKLF, encoded by the coding sequence ATGGCTTCTTTGCAAGCTTCAAATCtcctctcctcctcctcctcctcctcagggGCATCATCTTCATCAAAAAGAATAAATGCTGCAATTTCTGTCCCTAAGCTTCTAAGAATCCGTTTCCCAGTTCCAAAAACACCATCTACAAACTTGGTTGAGGATCTGCTTTTAAGAAATGGGTTCACAAACACGAAACAAATAGAAAAAATTGTGACCCTTCCCAGAATAGATGAAGAACCTTTTGCCAATTCTTCAACATCTAAAGCAACAGCCAAGCTTTATGCAATCTTAGAGGCTGTTGCTGATAGAGTGGAGATGCACAAGAATGTGGGCGAGCAACGTGACAATTGGAACAAACTTCTTTTGAATTCCATTAACATGATCACTCTCACAGCTACAACCATGGCTGGTGTTGCGGCAACTGGTGGGGCCGGAGCTCCTCTTTTGGCATTGAAGCTATCGTCAACACTCTTGTTTACTGCAGCTATGGGGGTGTCATTTATAATGAACAAGATCCAGCCCTCACAGCTTGCGGAAGAGCAACGTAATGCTACAAAATTATTTAGGCAGCTTTATAGCCAAATACAAACTACACTTGCTCTTTATGATCCTACTGAATTGGACGTGAAAGATGCGATGGACAAGGTATTGGCTCTTGACAAAGCTTACCCACTTCCTTTGCTGGGGAAAATGATAGAGAAGTTCCCTGCAAAATTTGAGCCTACTTTTTGGTGGCCCAAATCTCAAGACTTCCAAAGAAAAAGCAAAAGACCTGGAAAGAATGGATGGAGTGAGGAGCTAGAGGTGGAGATGAGAGAGATTATTGAAGTGATAAAAAGAAAAGATACGGAAGATTATATGAGGCTAGGAAATTTGGCATTGAAGATAAACAAGATTTTAGCCATCTCAGGTCCATTGCTCACAGGTATTGCAGCTGCTGGGTCTGCATTTGTGGGTAACGGCTCTTGGGCAGCAATAGTTGCGGTGGCTGCAGGTGCATTAGCTACCACAGTTAATACGTTTGAGCATTCTGGCCAGATTGGTATGGTAGTTGAAATGTATAGAAACTGCGCTGGATTCTTCTCACTTGTAGAGGAATCAATTGAGTCTTCACTAGAAGAAACAGATATTGATAGAAGAGAAGATGGAGAAATGTTTGAATTGAAGGTGGCATTACAGTTGGGAAGAAGCATGTCAGAGCTTAGAGATCTTGCCCAAAAATCCACTTATTCTAGAATAGAAGGAACCACCATAGATGAATTTGCTAGCAAGCTTTTCTGA